The Verrucomicrobiota bacterium genome segment GCTGCTCCGCGGCGAGCCCGAGCACGAGCGCCGCGGTGAGGTAGCGCTCCAACACGGACGTTTCGGGTTTCAGGTTCAAGGTCTCACGTTGCGCCGGCGGCTCCGGTGGGTTCGAAGCTCGGGCCTTGAACCTTGGACCTTGAAACTCCTGCCGCGCGCTGAGCCGCGACGCGTCCACGATCACGTAAACTTCCTGCGTGCGCTCGATCTGGAAGACTTTCGTGATCGGATGGCCGCGCTTGGCGGTCGCCTTCCAGTGGATGTCCTCGAAACCGTCGCCCGGCGCATACTCGCGGAGCTTCTCGAACTCGCGCCCCTTGCCGACCTGCCGCTGGACGTGCGCGCCAAATCCGCCGCGGCGCAGAAAGAGCGCCGAGACCGTGCTGCGTTCCTCCATCAGGTTCGGATACACGCGCAACTCGGAATCCACGGGCGAAACACCGCGCACGGACCAAAGCCCGAGCGGCGACGCGCCCTCGAGGTGACAGCGCTCGACGCGGAAGCGCCCGCGCCGCACGGGCACGCACGCCCACCGCACGCGCGAGAGTTTCGCGCTCACCGGCAGCACCGTGGTGATGTCCTCCTGCGACGAGGGGATTTCGCGCGGCAGCGGCAGGCCGACGCGGAGTTCCCTGGAGCGCGGCCGTTCGTTCTTGATGAGCACGTCGAGGTTGGCCGCGCGGTCCTTGCTCAAGCGGGTGACCTTCGGCAATTCGACCGAAATGCCGTCGAGGCTGCCGAAGGCGAGCACGCCATCCATCAGCGCGAGCACGACGAAGAGTCCCATCAGAAGAAACGAGACCACCGCGGCGTCGGGCATGAGCGCCGCGATGCCGCCAAACGGCACGAGCACCGCGGCGGTGGAGAACAGGAGGCGCGTGCGGGGAACAAGCATGGCTCAAACGGGGCGGGAATGGACTCGCATCGAAACCGGCCCGCTTTGGAGTGCGGTGGCAGAGCGCAGCGGCGACAGCGCCTTCCGACGGTTCCTCGCCAGGCAAGGCGGCGGGGCGCTTCGCTTCCCGCCGCAGTCCATGGTTGTGGTCGATTTCATGGGCAGGCTTCAACGCGGCACAGCAACCTGTTCCAGAATCTTCTCGATGACCTCCTTCACGCTCAACCCCTCGATCTCGAACTCGGGCCGCAGAATGAGCCGGTGCTCGAGCACCGGAAGCGCCATCGCCTTGATGTCGTCGGGCGTGACGAAGTCGCGCCCGCTGATCGCCGCGAATGCCCGGCTCGCCAGCAGCAGTGCCTGCGTCGCGCGCGGACCGGCGCCAACCAAAACGCTCTCGTGGGTGCGCGACGCGCGGACGATGTCCACGATGTAAGCGGGCAGTTCCTCGCGGACGGTGACGAGGTTCAGCCCGCCACGCAGTGACGTGAGCGCGGACTCCGTGATGACCTGCCGCACCACGCCGCTCGCGAGCGCCGCCTCCGGCGTGTCCGCGCCGAGCATTCGCCGGGCGAGCGTGATCTCCTCGTCGCGCTCGGGCGGGTTCATCGTGATCTTGAGCATGAAGCGGTCCTTCTGCGCCTCGGGCAGCGGATACGTGCCCTCGTATTCCACCGGGTTCTGCGTGGCGAACACGGTGAACGTTGCCGGCAACGCGTGCGTGTCGCGGTCAATGCTCACCAGCCGCTCCTGCATCGCCTGCAACAGCGCGGACTGTGTCTTGGCGGGCGCGCGGTTGACTTCGTCCGCGAGCAGGAACGAGGTGAACACCGGCCCCTTGATGAGCGTGAACTCGTTGCGCTGGAGGTTGAAAACGTGCGTGCCGGTGATGTCCGCCGGCATGAGGTCGGGCGTGAACTGGATGCGCGAGAACTCGCAGCCGAGCACGCGCGCGAGTGTGCGCACAAGCAGCGTCTTGGCCACGCCGGGCACGCCTTCGACGAGCGCGTGCTGGTTGGTGAAGATGCAGATGAGGGCGCGGTCCACGACGTCGCCCTGGCCAATGATGACCTTGGCGACTTCGGCGCGGGCGCGGGTGAGGACTTCCTTGAGTTGGTCGAGTTGTGGGTTCATGGGTTGCAAATCATTTCTGCTCCGTCGCGATCCGGCTCAGCTCCCGATACGCATCGACCGGATGCGCCGTGCCGCCAATCTTCGCGAATCCCGAGTCAAGCGCGCCTTGCATCTCGGCGGCGCGCCGCTGGTTCTTCGGCTGATGCCCGCAGGACTTTTTCCACTCGGCGAAGCAGGTGTGGATGAGCTCCACTCTCGGGATGCTCCGGCGCAGGAGGTTCACGAAGCCCGACGCGGAATCCTTGCCGAGCACGGCGCCCGCGCCTCCGGCGGTCTCCTCGTGCAGGGGCGGGACGAAGTGGACGGCGTTGCGCCAGATGTGCAGCAACGCGAGCAACAGCAGCGCGCCGAGCAATCCGTGCAGGTTGTAGCGCCGGAGCATCGCCGCGACGCCGGGGTGCGCCTCGATGCCGTGGTGCGTCTCGTCGAAGAGCATCACCCGGTTCGCGCCCGCGAACCACGCAAGCAGCGCCGGCCGCCGTTCCGAGCGGAGCGCCTCGTTGCTGAACGGCCACGCGTCCGCGCACACGACGACCGTGCCCTTGCCGAGCGGCCGCTCGATCAGCACGGGGTCGGCGTCCCGCGCGTAGAGCACGCGCCACGCGTTGGTGAGCTCCTTGAAGTGCACGGCGGTGTGCCACGTCAACAGCGGCGGGAAGTCGGGCGGTGCATCCTTGCGTGTGACGTTCACGGACTCGGGGTCGCGGTCCGCGCTTTCGGGCAGGTCGCGGAAGGCGCGCTTGAATCCCCAGCGTTCGTAGAGCGACACAGCGCGAAGCCGGCGCTCATCGCCGAGCAACGAGCGGCGCCGGGGCGGGCGCTTCCGGGCTTCGGATTTCTCACCGGACTTCGCATCGGATTTCTCGGCGGACTCGTCCACGTTTGCGTCCTGCTTCGCGGGCTTTGGGGGCGGGGACTTCCCGGGTTTCCTCTTCGCGGCACTGTCCTTCTTTTTCCCCTGGTTCGCGGGGTCGAATGCATTCTCGCCGAGTTCCATCAACTCGCGCCGGAACGCGCCGGGCGATGTCATGATCGGCCGGAACGACATCACGAGCCGCCCGCCGCCGCGCACGAAGTCCTCGAGTTCCTTCGCCTCGGCGGGATCCACGAATTCCGGCGCGCCCACGGACGCGCCGATTACGAACAGCGTCGTGTCGCGGCCGTCGCCGATGTGGTCGGGCAGGCCGTAAAAGCGCCGCGCCTCAATGCCGCGCACGTCGGCGAGTCCGTCGAAGAGCGCCTTGCTCCCCATCGGGTCCGCGCGCAGCGTCGAGTAGGCGGGATACAAGTCGCCACTCGCGAAGCGCAGCTCGAACAGCGTCGCAAGTCCCCACCCGAAGCCCACGACGAGCAGCGGCAGCGCGACGACCAGCAGACGGTTGGCGCCGTGCTTCATCGCTTCACCTCCGCTGGCGCGCCGATGGAGCGGATGCGCTCGACGTCCTCCCGGAATTCTCCGAGCTGCTCGCCGGTGACCTCGTGCAGGCCATACCACGCGCGGTCGATGCGACCGACGTTGCGTCCGAAGGCGTCCTGCAATTCGGGCAGCGCGCGCGCGCGGCGGCGGACTTCACGCTCGTATTCGTGATTGGTCTTGAAGCGCGCGATGCGCACGACCTCGCGGTGCGCGAGGTGCGCGAGGCTCGCGAGATACAGGGCGCGGAGCGCGAGACGCAAGTTGCCCTGCTGCATCATGTCCTGCGCAAGCTTGAGCCAGCCGTCCTCGGGGAGCTGGTCGGCGGCGGTGTTCTCGTCATTCAAATCCGGCGTCGCGGCGATGGCTTCGGCGGCGACGATGATCCGTTTCTGCCGCTGCTTCCAGAGGCGCAGAATGAGGATGGCGAGCGCGGACAACGCGATGGCAAGCAGGAGGAAGGCGAGGGTGTTCACGCCCGTGACCCAGGCGGTGCCGGCGCCGGTGTTCGTGGAACGGTTCGGAAACAACTTGTCCATGATCCCACGCAACCACTTGGCAGACTGGTTGATCTTCTCCACCACCCACACGCGGAGGCTCTCGAGCTGGTCGGCGACGTTCTTGAGGAAGCGCGTCCACCAGGTCTCAGGCCGGGCCTCGGCCATGCGCTCGCGCGGGAGGCGCCAGGAATACTCGGCGCGTCGCAGCACCTCCTCGATGGACCGGTCGAGCTCTTGGGACGGGAGTGCGGCGGGGGCGGGCTTGGGAGAGGGCGGCCGGGCCTCGCCTGCGGTGAGCCGCATCGGCCCCATGAGCCCGATCATCAGGGCCAGCGCGCCCGCAACGGCGCGGGTGCGGGCGACGGCACGGTTCAAACTCACGCGAAGGTCTTCGCCGGACTGGACGGATTCCGCGTAAAAGCATCGCAGCAGCCACACGGATTTGAGCACCGGGTCGAGCAGCAGCCACGCGACGCCCGCGACGGCGGCGAGGAAGGTGGTGTTCAGAATGGCCGAAGACCCCGCGCGTGTGAAGGTGCTCTCGATGCCGAGGAAAATCCGAACCAGATGAGGGAAGAGGCCGAGCAGCGCGGCGACGTTGATGAAAAGCATGAACGCCGCGAGAGCGCCCAGCGCGACGAGCATGAAATTCAAGCCCGGCCACAGCGAGCCCAGCCGCGTCGCGCGACTCGCGGCAGCGCGGATGCCCGCGATGTCGCCCGACCCCGTGACGGTGAGCGACTGAAAAAAGCTGAACGTCGGCGGGAAGAAGATCACGGTGACCAGGGTCACGGGCAGGAGCAGGAATCCGAGGGGTTGAAGCGACGACTGCACGGCGATCATCCGCAAGACGCGCGGTCTGTCCCACTCCGGCTGCGGTTCGCCCGCGAGGTGCGCGCGAAGCCCCGCGACGAAGACCGCCTGCCAGCATTTCATCCACACGAACAGCGCGGCAAGCCCGAGCGATGCGCCGACCAGATGTTCCTCGGCCCACGTGTTGCGGCTCATGTCCGCCCAGAAGAACAGCAGCCCGAGCACGAAGGGCGCGGCGCCGAGATAATAGCGGAGCCACAGCCCAA includes the following:
- a CDS encoding DUF4129 domain-containing protein, with amino-acid sequence MRRNSKRIDGLNGMELFEEAAHLLRQAPLGLWLRYYLGAAPFVLGLLFFWADMSRNTWAEEHLVGASLGLAALFVWMKCWQAVFVAGLRAHLAGEPQPEWDRPRVLRMIAVQSSLQPLGFLLLPVTLVTVIFFPPTFSFFQSLTVTGSGDIAGIRAAASRATRLGSLWPGLNFMLVALGALAAFMLFINVAALLGLFPHLVRIFLGIESTFTRAGSSAILNTTFLAAVAGVAWLLLDPVLKSVWLLRCFYAESVQSGEDLRVSLNRAVARTRAVAGALALMIGLMGPMRLTAGEARPPSPKPAPAALPSQELDRSIEEVLRRAEYSWRLPRERMAEARPETWWTRFLKNVADQLESLRVWVVEKINQSAKWLRGIMDKLFPNRSTNTGAGTAWVTGVNTLAFLLLAIALSALAILILRLWKQRQKRIIVAAEAIAATPDLNDENTAADQLPEDGWLKLAQDMMQQGNLRLALRALYLASLAHLAHREVVRIARFKTNHEYEREVRRRARALPELQDAFGRNVGRIDRAWYGLHEVTGEQLGEFREDVERIRSIGAPAEVKR
- a CDS encoding DUF58 domain-containing protein, yielding MLVPRTRLLFSTAAVLVPFGGIAALMPDAAVVSFLLMGLFVVLALMDGVLAFGSLDGISVELPKVTRLSKDRAANLDVLIKNERPRSRELRVGLPLPREIPSSQEDITTVLPVSAKLSRVRWACVPVRRGRFRVERCHLEGASPLGLWSVRGVSPVDSELRVYPNLMEERSTVSALFLRRGGFGAHVQRQVGKGREFEKLREYAPGDGFEDIHWKATAKRGHPITKVFQIERTQEVYVIVDASRLSARQEFQGPRFKARASNPPEPPAQRETLNLKPETSVLERYLTAALVLGLAAEQQGDHFGLLTFSDRVHKFIRAKNGPDHYAACRDAIYTLQPRLVSPDFDELATFIRLRMRRRALLIVLTALDDPLLAEQFTRSLDLFSRQHLVLVNMMQPPGAQPLFSDSSVGSLDDVYQRLGGHVLWHNLRELDKTLQRRGVQFTLLENERLCAQLVTNYFSVKRRQLI
- a CDS encoding DUF4350 domain-containing protein yields the protein MKHGANRLLVVALPLLVVGFGWGLATLFELRFASGDLYPAYSTLRADPMGSKALFDGLADVRGIEARRFYGLPDHIGDGRDTTLFVIGASVGAPEFVDPAEAKELEDFVRGGGRLVMSFRPIMTSPGAFRRELMELGENAFDPANQGKKKDSAAKRKPGKSPPPKPAKQDANVDESAEKSDAKSGEKSEARKRPPRRRSLLGDERRLRAVSLYERWGFKRAFRDLPESADRDPESVNVTRKDAPPDFPPLLTWHTAVHFKELTNAWRVLYARDADPVLIERPLGKGTVVVCADAWPFSNEALRSERRPALLAWFAGANRVMLFDETHHGIEAHPGVAAMLRRYNLHGLLGALLLLALLHIWRNAVHFVPPLHEETAGGAGAVLGKDSASGFVNLLRRSIPRVELIHTCFAEWKKSCGHQPKNQRRAAEMQGALDSGFAKIGGTAHPVDAYRELSRIATEQK
- a CDS encoding MoxR family ATPase, whose amino-acid sequence is MNPQLDQLKEVLTRARAEVAKVIIGQGDVVDRALICIFTNQHALVEGVPGVAKTLLVRTLARVLGCEFSRIQFTPDLMPADITGTHVFNLQRNEFTLIKGPVFTSFLLADEVNRAPAKTQSALLQAMQERLVSIDRDTHALPATFTVFATQNPVEYEGTYPLPEAQKDRFMLKITMNPPERDEEITLARRMLGADTPEAALASGVVRQVITESALTSLRGGLNLVTVREELPAYIVDIVRASRTHESVLVGAGPRATQALLLASRAFAAISGRDFVTPDDIKAMALPVLEHRLILRPEFEIEGLSVKEVIEKILEQVAVPR